A window of Polaribacter litorisediminis contains these coding sequences:
- a CDS encoding DUF4221 family protein has product MNKFRLIFIFLILISCSNKNTDFLLEEIQKKVFILDESSSFNIKSSSFFSNLSNKENFSFLNINNNSLVIYEDSIPKIIKLEVEGANGVGNLNTFTSHKILPDNTVALVQSQMGKVFLLSKKGKVLNKFELFNINDRKSFYSFPYNSINNPIIYLDNRLYFTESLVKYFGNYKDVPLVRELSIIDGKTKNIFSLPKVYEENFWGALFKYNLSISKTTNDQQFLISLPISTNLYKIDFKGNILKEIECKSKFIDNIEPMNNDKLYGNKNIADWKKINSYSLTSSDYNSIIFDKFNKLYYRVVYLRPDLDKYISGDRKPDFSIIVLDEKFNVLGEQKFDSNTFSNNFILVSKEGLAIARKDLYEQDNDKLTFSIFKLIK; this is encoded by the coding sequence ATGAATAAGTTTAGATTGATTTTTATATTTTTAATATTAATATCATGCTCTAATAAAAATACTGATTTTCTTTTAGAAGAAATTCAAAAAAAAGTTTTTATTCTAGATGAGTCATCTTCGTTTAACATAAAGTCATCTAGTTTTTTTTCGAATCTCTCGAATAAAGAAAATTTTAGTTTTTTGAATATTAACAATAACTCTTTAGTAATTTATGAGGATTCAATACCAAAGATCATTAAATTAGAGGTTGAGGGTGCTAATGGAGTTGGAAATTTAAATACTTTTACTTCGCACAAAATATTACCAGACAATACTGTTGCCTTGGTTCAGAGCCAGATGGGAAAAGTTTTTCTACTAAGTAAAAAAGGTAAGGTTTTAAATAAATTTGAATTATTTAATATTAATGATAGAAAAAGCTTCTATTCTTTTCCCTACAATTCGATTAATAATCCAATAATTTACTTAGATAATAGACTGTATTTTACAGAGTCCTTGGTGAAATATTTTGGAAATTACAAAGATGTCCCTTTGGTTAGAGAACTATCTATTATTGATGGAAAAACTAAAAATATATTCTCTCTTCCAAAAGTATATGAAGAAAACTTTTGGGGAGCATTATTTAAATATAACTTGAGTATTTCTAAAACAACGAATGATCAACAATTTTTGATAAGTTTACCTATTTCTACAAATCTTTACAAAATAGATTTTAAAGGAAATATTTTAAAAGAAATTGAGTGTAAATCTAAATTTATAGACAATATTGAACCTATGAATAATGATAAATTATATGGGAATAAGAACATTGCAGATTGGAAAAAAATAAATTCTTACAGTTTAACTTCATCAGACTACAATTCAATAATATTTGATAAATTCAATAAGTTGTATTACAGAGTCGTTTATTTAAGACCAGATTTAGATAAATATATTTCTGGTGATCGGAAACCAGATTTTTCTATAATTGTCTTAGACGAAAAGTTTAATGTTTTAGGTGAGCAAAAGTTTGATTCAAATACTTTTAGCAATAATTTTATCTTAGTATCAAAAGAAGGCCTAGCTATAGCAAGAAAAGATTTATATGAACAAGATAATGATAAATTAACTTTTAGTATTTTTAAATTAATAAAATAG
- a CDS encoding 6-bladed beta-propeller, whose protein sequence is MKNIFIIILFSLLFSCKNKDSGDFKVLNIDTNEQIVRHKLSAFFEVEKKIKLNTKNRNLIASIDKILVHKNFIFILNRFSSPGVYIFDTKGEFIKKITVPFDETQNIYDFLIDSQKIEMLVAGKVLFFDVNTFEYINSKRIDYPSTRFYKTDEYYYLVNGKGQDLLMIADMNFNKQIQYLKEHPSHGVYPYNSFININKDLFFFKNYSNALYQIKGSNLKIGYKIIFNGVELDEAELGDIKNFKTEKSNPFFYKEVIKEFFFSTNKHFYFSFIKKSKEYVAIVNKSTRKVMNFDVSNVENDITNEKYFPFIVGKDDEFLISVKNLESSFYKNEDFELFFLKPTLQ, encoded by the coding sequence ATGAAAAATATCTTTATAATTATTTTATTTTCACTTCTGTTTTCTTGTAAAAATAAAGATTCAGGAGATTTTAAGGTTTTAAATATAGACACAAATGAGCAGATAGTTAGACATAAATTAAGCGCTTTTTTTGAAGTTGAAAAAAAAATAAAATTAAACACAAAAAACAGAAATCTAATTGCTTCAATAGATAAAATACTTGTTCATAAAAATTTTATTTTTATCTTGAATAGATTTTCATCTCCTGGCGTGTATATATTTGATACTAAGGGTGAGTTTATAAAAAAAATCACTGTTCCTTTTGATGAAACACAAAATATTTATGACTTTTTAATTGATTCACAAAAAATTGAAATGCTTGTTGCAGGTAAAGTCCTTTTTTTCGATGTTAATACTTTTGAATATATTAATAGCAAAAGAATTGATTATCCAAGTACAAGGTTTTATAAGACAGATGAATATTATTATTTAGTAAATGGGAAAGGTCAGGACTTATTAATGATTGCTGACATGAATTTTAATAAACAAATTCAGTATTTAAAAGAACATCCATCACATGGTGTATACCCATATAATTCTTTCATAAATATTAATAAAGATTTGTTTTTTTTTAAGAATTACTCAAATGCTCTTTACCAAATAAAAGGTTCTAATTTAAAAATAGGATATAAAATAATTTTTAATGGCGTGGAATTAGACGAAGCTGAATTAGGTGATATAAAAAATTTTAAAACAGAAAAAAGTAATCCGTTTTTTTATAAAGAAGTCATTAAAGAGTTTTTCTTTTCAACAAACAAGCATTTTTATTTTTCTTTTATCAAAAAGAGTAAAGAATATGTTGCTATAGTTAATAAATCAACTAGAAAAGTAATGAATTTTGATGTTTCTAATGTTGAAAACGATATTACTAATGAAAAATATTTTCCTTTCATTGTTGGTAAAGATGATGAATTTTTAATTTCAGTTAAAAATTTGGAAAGTAGTTTTTATAAAAATGAAGATTTTGAGTTATTTTTTTTAAAGCCAACTTTACAATAA
- a CDS encoding DUF1573 domain-containing protein has product MRKTNKYNYLSILLLTIFCYNCNKIENSQKKSVIFDKIVTSGDSIDYNSGVLIGLKNKIDFGKVKKGDTIKQNFIMINKGLKSVKLIGYSKSCDCTGIYANKDLIKPGDSITFNMHVSTEDKRLGKGDVTATIQTNGKKTFHLLRTRFEIIE; this is encoded by the coding sequence ATGAGAAAAACAAATAAATACAATTATCTATCAATCTTATTGCTCACAATCTTTTGTTATAATTGTAATAAAATAGAAAATTCCCAAAAAAAATCTGTTATCTTCGATAAGATTGTTACTTCAGGTGACTCTATCGATTATAATAGTGGCGTTCTGATTGGTTTAAAAAATAAAATTGATTTTGGAAAAGTAAAAAAAGGCGATACTATAAAACAAAATTTTATTATGATTAATAAGGGTTTGAAAAGTGTTAAATTAATAGGTTATTCAAAATCATGTGATTGTACTGGTATATATGCAAATAAAGATTTGATAAAACCAGGAGACTCTATTACATTTAACATGCATGTTTCTACAGAGGATAAGAGATTAGGAAAAGGCGATGTTACAGCGACAATTCAAACTAATGGAAAAAAAACATTCCATTTATTAAGAACACGCTTTGAAATAATAGAATAA
- a CDS encoding DUF4221 family protein — translation MKILKIILLLFFFGCQNKKNTDNIMLIEDETIVMEIDNDTHYKSFLNYVIEINGSTFLYRKGSYQNTLDIYDLKKKERIKKIVFADEGPDRINNFDMAAFYPLSKDLNFIGSYFSNVYFTKENKIIKSDRIETSQEKSNSNLFFMMSWNDAKVSLYNEKLYVNLFAYDGKPPTDEFYSSKILMEYNLKNDSVRKMNISFPKDYFDKCWENDYYYRSYTQNNKGELIYLFGITPKLFKFSLEENRIVSEHNFKSKFINTNVKNGCSSSFEEMMSNLLTQHRYKSIIYNKYENLYYLITILPVKRESLNNTKPSNQLSPFSISILNSDLVKISETKFTGSVYNYYDYFLTKKGLWMSKNNELNEEFNENKLVFSLLKIVENKK, via the coding sequence ATGAAAATACTAAAAATAATTTTGCTTTTATTTTTCTTTGGCTGCCAGAATAAAAAGAATACTGATAATATAATGCTGATTGAGGACGAGACTATAGTTATGGAAATTGATAATGATACACATTACAAAAGTTTTTTGAATTATGTAATAGAGATAAATGGTTCTACGTTTCTATACAGAAAAGGATCTTACCAAAATACGTTAGATATTTATGATCTAAAAAAAAAAGAAAGAATAAAAAAAATAGTTTTTGCTGATGAAGGGCCAGATAGGATAAACAACTTTGATATGGCAGCATTTTATCCACTAAGTAAAGATTTGAATTTTATAGGAAGCTATTTTAGCAATGTTTATTTTACCAAAGAAAATAAAATTATCAAGTCTGATAGAATTGAAACTTCCCAAGAAAAGTCAAATTCTAATTTATTTTTTATGATGAGTTGGAATGACGCAAAAGTATCTTTATATAATGAAAAACTATACGTTAATTTGTTCGCATATGATGGCAAGCCACCTACTGATGAGTTCTATAGCTCAAAAATTTTAATGGAATATAATTTAAAAAATGATTCAGTTAGGAAAATGAATATTTCTTTTCCAAAAGATTACTTTGATAAGTGTTGGGAAAATGACTATTACTACAGGTCATATACACAAAATAACAAAGGAGAGCTTATATATTTATTTGGAATAACTCCAAAATTATTCAAATTTAGTTTAGAAGAAAATAGAATAGTATCTGAGCATAATTTTAAAAGTAAATTTATTAATACAAATGTTAAAAATGGTTGCTCTTCATCATTCGAAGAAATGATGAGTAATCTTTTAACTCAACATAGATACAAGTCGATAATTTACAATAAATACGAAAATTTATATTACTTAATAACTATTCTTCCTGTAAAAAGAGAGTCTTTGAATAATACAAAACCTTCAAATCAATTAAGTCCTTTTTCTATTAGTATTTTAAATTCAGATTTAGTAAAAATCAGTGAAACAAAATTCACTGGTTCAGTATATAATTACTATGACTACTTTTTAACAAAAAAAGGCCTGTGGATGTCAAAGAATAATGAGTTAAATGAAGAATTTAATGAGAATAAGTTAGTTTTTTCATTATTAAAAATTGTGGAAAATAAAAAATAG
- a CDS encoding efflux RND transporter periplasmic adaptor subunit encodes MNRYKFLLFLVFFSCLNKLEVPEIDKKLSKKKSYKLNVIIDKIDKYSFNYQIVTNGKISAVNKIDLRFNSNEKIAIISIYNGQNVNKGKLLASLQNNLLKSDIEKSFIDQEKSEIKLEEEKVNYNNNLTKERIRNLEIKSGVLQAKNNLERVQIIYNQTLLKAPFSGVIANLEKKEGDFITTADVFCTLINPNKLEVFFSVLENEFQFVSIGQEIEILSFVNNDESLKGRITEINPLVDKNGLIKIKAKVLSKETNLLDGMNVKVIINKPLKDVIVIPKEALVLRSNRQVVFTLEKGLAKWNYVEVAGENNNSYAIKKGLKVSDTIIVSGNLNLSHDAKVNTTFIDKEINIK; translated from the coding sequence ATGAATCGTTATAAGTTTTTACTATTTCTTGTATTTTTTTCCTGCTTAAATAAATTAGAAGTACCTGAAATTGACAAAAAATTAAGTAAAAAAAAGTCGTATAAATTAAATGTCATTATAGATAAAATAGATAAATATTCTTTCAATTATCAAATCGTAACTAATGGTAAAATAAGTGCAGTAAATAAAATTGATCTAAGGTTTAATTCAAATGAAAAAATCGCTATTATTAGCATATACAATGGACAAAATGTTAATAAAGGTAAATTGTTAGCATCTTTACAGAATAATCTTTTAAAAAGCGATATAGAAAAATCTTTTATAGATCAAGAAAAATCGGAAATTAAGCTTGAAGAAGAAAAAGTAAATTATAATAATAACTTAACAAAAGAAAGAATTAGAAATTTAGAGATTAAAAGCGGTGTTTTACAAGCTAAAAATAATTTAGAAAGAGTACAAATTATATATAATCAAACTCTACTAAAGGCTCCTTTCTCTGGGGTAATTGCAAATTTAGAAAAAAAAGAAGGTGATTTTATCACAACTGCAGATGTGTTTTGCACGTTAATCAATCCAAATAAATTAGAAGTTTTCTTTTCGGTTTTAGAAAATGAATTTCAGTTTGTTTCAATTGGGCAAGAAATTGAAATACTCTCTTTTGTTAACAATGATGAATCGTTAAAAGGCAGAATAACAGAGATTAACCCACTAGTTGATAAAAATGGTTTAATTAAAATTAAAGCCAAGGTTTTAAGTAAAGAAACTAATTTACTAGATGGTATGAATGTAAAAGTTATAATAAATAAGCCTTTAAAAGATGTTATTGTGATACCAAAAGAAGCTTTAGTTTTACGCTCAAATAGGCAAGTTGTTTTTACTCTAGAAAAAGGATTGGCAAAATGGAACTATGTAGAAGTGGCTGGAGAAAATAATAATAGTTATGCAATTAAAAAAGGTTTAAAAGTTTCGGACACTATTATAGTTTCAGGTAATTTAAATTTATCTCACGATGCAAAAGTTAATACTACTTTTATTGATAAAGAAATAAATATAAAATAA
- a CDS encoding DUF1573 domain-containing protein, translating to MIKKTVILIFIFVIFFLISYSIRKPNDFKRILSKKTTIKLENQHYNFDKLKLFKADSIYFSYKNIGENDFKIESVKASCGCTIPFWSKKKLKPNDIDSILVVYDSNKKGRFSKEIFIVSNNETSPLTLRVSGIVMD from the coding sequence ATGATAAAAAAAACAGTAATTCTTATATTTATTTTTGTAATATTCTTTCTAATTTCATATAGTATAAGAAAGCCAAACGATTTTAAAAGAATTTTAAGCAAAAAGACAACTATAAAATTAGAGAATCAACATTATAACTTTGATAAACTGAAACTATTTAAAGCAGATTCTATTTATTTTTCATACAAGAATATTGGAGAAAATGACTTTAAAATTGAATCAGTTAAAGCATCATGTGGTTGTACCATTCCTTTTTGGTCAAAAAAAAAACTAAAACCTAATGATATAGATAGTATTTTGGTTGTTTATGACTCAAATAAAAAAGGTCGTTTTTCAAAAGAAATATTTATTGTCTCCAATAATGAAACTTCACCTTTAACACTTCGAGTTTCAGGTATAGTAATGGATTAA
- a CDS encoding carboxypeptidase-like regulatory domain-containing protein, which produces MKNKILIFTVLFISISVYSQKKEYKFSGMVLELKTNKPITDVILLLNNNQVGYTNEKGQYSFKLFANENDTIGFYHSAYFHKEFLISELNKEIIKLTEKTILLDEIEIGIKKENLKEVKRKLHKTFEKKFRKVVKKTPYWSKINLKQVTIINDTLPAYLEIDGDLLMYGNSYANVWDSPILIPHKSRRTVENFIRYDGLSFNELRKDEVHSHYAITNLCYEDLIAYHFFEESHPLLSKNLNLYNFTFEKTINIEGQEYYVLSFTSKKEKTKIKGRNFYSIRGQLIINKENLILKKITAYYRMEGIKTVFTAEYQKVNEALYPKSISFNLSFILNKNKIVRKGLFSFKEINTKELDNPKNIITGNRFLFSNSEIYNKYEAKYWKNRSLLTSNLGYEIKEIFRGKFADTLFRQGASQNISTISKYANEESKILKLKKEHEKNK; this is translated from the coding sequence ATGAAGAATAAAATATTAATTTTTACTGTATTGTTTATATCGATTTCGGTTTATTCACAAAAAAAAGAGTATAAGTTTTCTGGGATGGTACTTGAATTAAAAACTAATAAACCTATCACAGATGTAATTTTACTTTTAAATAATAATCAAGTAGGATACACCAACGAGAAAGGACAATATAGCTTTAAGCTTTTTGCGAATGAAAATGACACGATTGGTTTCTATCATTCTGCTTATTTTCATAAAGAATTTTTAATTTCTGAGTTGAATAAGGAAATAATAAAACTTACAGAGAAAACTATACTATTAGATGAAATTGAAATTGGTATAAAGAAAGAAAATTTAAAAGAAGTCAAAAGAAAACTTCATAAAACATTTGAAAAGAAGTTTAGAAAAGTTGTAAAAAAGACGCCCTACTGGTCTAAAATAAATCTAAAACAAGTAACTATTATTAATGATACGTTGCCAGCCTATTTAGAAATAGATGGAGATTTATTGATGTATGGAAATAGTTATGCTAATGTTTGGGACAGCCCAATATTAATACCACATAAAAGTAGGCGTACAGTAGAAAATTTTATAAGGTATGACGGTTTGTCTTTTAATGAGTTAAGAAAGGATGAAGTGCATAGTCATTATGCTATTACTAACCTATGTTATGAAGATTTAATAGCATATCACTTTTTTGAAGAAAGTCACCCTTTACTATCAAAAAACTTAAATCTTTATAATTTTACCTTCGAAAAAACAATAAACATAGAAGGTCAGGAATATTATGTTTTGAGTTTCACTTCAAAAAAGGAAAAGACTAAAATAAAAGGAAGAAACTTTTATAGTATAAGAGGTCAATTAATCATTAATAAGGAAAATTTAATATTAAAAAAGATAACAGCATATTACCGAATGGAAGGTATCAAAACTGTATTTACTGCTGAATATCAAAAAGTAAATGAAGCTCTATATCCAAAAAGTATCAGCTTTAACTTAAGCTTCATATTAAATAAAAATAAAATTGTGAGAAAGGGATTATTTTCATTCAAAGAAATAAATACAAAAGAATTAGATAACCCCAAAAATATAATTACTGGTAACCGATTTTTATTCTCCAATTCTGAAATTTATAATAAGTATGAAGCTAAATACTGGAAAAATAGGTCACTATTAACTTCTAATTTAGGATACGAAATAAAAGAAATATTTAGAGGGAAGTTTGCTGACACACTGTTTAGACAAGGTGCTTCTCAAAATATTTCTACTATTTCTAAATATGCAAATGAAGAAAGTAAAATCCTTAAACTTAAAAAAGAACATGAGAAAAACAAATAA
- a CDS encoding efflux RND transporter permease subunit: protein MVKFLINRPIAVFMATLAFLLLGVVSSSRIPTSLMPNIPIPEITVQVSYPNNTTRELETNLIRPLRNQLLQVGNLKDITSETRDGFATLKLQFEYGTNTNLAFVEANEKVDASLNYLPRDLDRPKVSKASATDIPILNLTVSLKENFNDEKFLNS from the coding sequence ATGGTAAAGTTTCTAATAAATAGACCCATTGCCGTTTTTATGGCTACTCTAGCCTTTTTATTATTAGGTGTTGTTTCTTCATCAAGAATTCCAACTTCTTTAATGCCTAATATTCCAATACCAGAAATTACAGTTCAAGTTAGTTATCCTAACAATACAACTCGAGAATTAGAAACAAACTTAATAAGACCGCTAAGAAATCAGCTACTTCAAGTTGGTAACTTAAAAGATATTACTTCAGAAACAAGAGATGGCTTTGCCACGCTTAAACTTCAATTTGAGTATGGTACTAATACTAATTTGGCTTTTGTTGAAGCGAATGAAAAAGTTGATGCCTCATTGAATTACTTACCAAGAGACTTAGACCGACCAAAAGTAAGTAAAGCATCTGCAACAGATATACCTATTTTAAATCTTACCGTTTCTTTAAAGGAAAATTTTAATGATGAAAAATTTTTAAATTCCTAA